TTCACGCGAAGGCGCGAAGGCGCAAAGCCGATTGGAATGCACGTTCGAAATGGTCGGCCTGGATTACAGGTAAAATCACAGGCGCGCACCAACTCCTTCTCTCATTCTTCTTCCTGCTCTCAGCGCAACGGTGGTGAAACAATTGGTTGCCGCAACTGTTGCCCCTGGTGGTCCATGGGCAAGTCCATCTTCGTGGCCAAACGGCGGCGCGCCGGAACTCCTTCACTCCTTCGGCAGCCACTGCACCGCATCGGTCACAATGAAGCCGCCCGCATCTTCCCCACCCTGGATTTCCACGTAGCCCTGTTTGCCTTTCTTGAATGCGAAGGTGCCCAGTGAAATGAAGGGCGAGAGCGGCCCCTGTTCCTTCTGCTGGTTCACGAACTGGATTTCCTGACCCGCCGCGGTCTGAATGACCACCTTGACCTTTTGCGCGCGGAATCTCTCCGCCGTGTAGGACATGCGCACTTCATACCACCCATCCCTGGGGAGATCCGGGGTGTAGCGCACCCGCGATTCAGGGGTATTGGCTACTTTTTCGTGCAAGTATTCAAAGCCCACATAGGGCGCCACGCCCCGCGATGTGCTCCACTCCCCCTGCGTCTCGGCGGCGTCTTCATCCAGCACGATGCCGGGCAAGTCGCGCGCATCGAAATACGGGGGCTTTGCGTCTTCCCGCCGCAGGACACCGCCGTGGGCATGAAGTTTGTCCTGTAATGACTTGATGTCGATATCCTGCACGGCCGCCTTTGCCGCGATGGCCATCGACGCCGCGATGCCCGCCGCCTCGCCAATGATCATATACTGGGGCTCCATTCGCATGCTGGAATAGGCCACATGGGTCGCGGAGAATACGGAGCCCACGAGGAGGTTGACGCATTCTTCTTTCTTCGGAACAAAGGAACGGTAGGGCATTTCGTACGCTTTTACCGGGACCTGAACGTCCCCTTCGTTGAGCAACGACGGTGTGCCTTTATCCCACAAGGGCGACTGATCCACCACGAAGCGCTGCACATGATGCGAATCCGAGTTGTAGGAACCCATGCCGATCGTGTCGGGCTTGGTCCGCTCGTCCTGCAGGTCTTTCTGGCGCATGACATAGGCGCCGATCATGCGGCGCGCTTCACGCACGTAGAGCTGGTGCGGCCAGTGGCCCGTGTCGGCGAATTCGTCCTTCGCCAGGCCCCATCCATTGATTTCATCCTGCAGCGCCTTCGGTACGGAAGGGTCATTCGCCAGGAAATAGAAGAAGCCCTTGACGTAATCCTCGTGCGCCTTCCAGATGCGCGCCTGCTCCTCATAACTCGCCTCGGGATAGTCCCAGCTTCCGCCGATGAAATCCGTGGAGACCGGCCCCCGGTTGTTGACGTCC
This region of Candidatus Hydrogenedentota bacterium genomic DNA includes:
- a CDS encoding FAD-dependent oxidoreductase, whose product is MSRLTFPALLIALLLSAVQPVRAGNHEFDVVVYGGTAGGAIAAVAAAEEGRKTVLIEPRTHIGGMTSGGLGRTDFGDMSVIGGRSKEFYVRLGKHYGESVSWYFEPHQAERILKEWLDAAGVTVVYGSRLKSLEKKEDRITSITLLNEEKYRGAMFIDCSYEGDLLPSAGITYTWGREGRDEYGESLAGKVDYCPKHQFDVPINPYGEDGALLPLIQADDGLKPGDGDKKVQAYNFRMCLSSVKENQIPFPKPDGYDPARWEILRRYLAARPGLIMDDIMIVSPMPNNKTDVNNRGPVSTDFIGGSWDYPEASYEEQARIWKAHEDYVKGFFYFLANDPSVPKALQDEINGWGLAKDEFADTGHWPHQLYVREARRMIGAYVMRQKDLQDERTKPDTIGMGSYNSDSHHVQRFVVDQSPLWDKGTPSLLNEGDVQVPVKAYEMPYRSFVPKKEECVNLLVGSVFSATHVAYSSMRMEPQYMIIGEAAGIAASMAIAAKAAVQDIDIKSLQDKLHAHGGVLRREDAKPPYFDARDLPGIVLDEDAAETQGEWSTSRGVAPYVGFEYLHEKVANTPESRVRYTPDLPRDGWYEVRMSYTAERFRAQKVKVVIQTAAGQEIQFVNQQKEQGPLSPFISLGTFAFKKGKQGYVEIQGGEDAGGFIVTDAVQWLPKE